From Anopheles coluzzii chromosome 3, AcolN3, whole genome shotgun sequence, the proteins below share one genomic window:
- the LOC120957564 gene encoding prolactin-releasing peptide receptor, whose translation MLTPVSGLVSLVGAVTVATATSTSPAAMASLVLDHTELPLAGTIPPAALMPARVLLPSNATNLTLTLEELLRPNSSTVAPPNGDNDIIFSNKLVQIVFCVLYSSIFVLGVFGNVLVCYVVFRNKAMQTVTNLFITNLALSDILLCVLAVPFTPSYTFMRRWVFGKLLCHTVPLAQGCSVYISTLTLTSIAIDRFFVIIYPFHPRMKLSTCITIIVLIWSFAIMVTMPYGLYMKLHGVALNGTDNATGPLSSAMYCEELWPSEEMRKTFSIVTSILQFVLPFIIMAFCYICVSIRLNDRARTKPGSKTSRREEADRDRKKRTNRMLISMVAIFGISWLPLNVVNMCNDFNSDINSWRFYNLIFFIAHLTAMSSTCYNPFLYAWLNDNFRKEFKQVLPCFDPSRGRAGTVGGNRGAGGGWRSERTCNGNNDTVQETLIPSSQVLPSSRSSQPHQQTQQLSSSSSQGQGNQPTVDSILLSEVVPPLSLPPPLTGAMLPSVQSAETVILPSGVLETPFDVQLIPSVGAPVSNGTSDATNLTPSAGVRNGLNHACTNPKLSSLILINDGTTADSKVPAIL comes from the coding sequence ATGCTGACGCCAGTGTCCGGGCTGGTTAGCTTGGTGGGCGCTGTGACGGTGGCTACTGCCACGTCGACGTCCCCAGCCGCGATGGCGTCGCTGGTGCTGGATCATACCGAGCTTCCGCTGGCGGGAACAATCCCGCCCGCCGCGCTAATGCCGGCCCGAGTACTTTTGCCATCGAACGCAACGAATCTCACCCTGACGCTCGAGGAGCTGCTACGTCCGAACAGCTCCACCGTGGCACCGCCGAACGGAGACAACGATATTATCTTCTCGAACAAACTCGTCCAGATCGTGTTCTGTGTGCTGTACTCTAGTATCTTCGTGCTGGGCGTGTTTGGCAACGTGCTCGTGTGCTACGTCGTGTTCCGCAACAAAGCCATGCAGACGGTAACGAACCTGTTCATCACGAATCTGGCCCTCTCCGACATACTGCTGTGCGTGCTGGCCGTGCCGTTCACGCCGTCCTACACGTTCATGCGGCGCTGGGTGTTCGGGAAGCTGCTGTGCCACACGGTACCGTTGGCGCAGGGCTGCAGTGTGTACATATCGACACTAACGCTGACTtcgatcgcgatcgatcgCTTCTTCGTGATAATCTATCCATTCCATCCGCGCATGAAGCTATCCACctgcatcaccatcatcgtgcTGATATGGTCCTTTGCGATAATGGTGACCATGCCGTACGGGCTGTACATGAAGTTGCACGGTGTCGCCTTGAATGGGACGGACAATGCTACGGGGCCGCTTTCCAGTGCTATGTACTGTGAGGAGCTGTGGCCATCGGAGGAAATGCGCAAAACATTCTCCATCGTCACATCGATACTCCAGTTTGTGCTGCCGTTTATAATCATGGCGTTCTGTTATATCTGCGTGTCCATACGCCTAAACGATCGTGCTCGCACCAAACCGGGCAGCAAGACGTCGCGCCGAGAAGAGGCGGATCGAGATCGCAAGAAGCGCACCAACCGCATGTTGATCTCGATGGTGGCCATCTTTGGTATTTCCTGGCTGCCACTGAACGTCGTCAACATGTGCAACGACTTCAATTCGGACATCAACAGCTGGCGGTTCTACAATCTGATTTTCTTCATCGCTCACCTGACAGCCATGTCGTCCACGTGCTACAATCCGTTCCTGTACGCCTGGCTTAATGACAACTTCCGCAAGGAGTTCAAGCAGGTGCTGCCCTGCTTTGATCCGTCCCGTGGTAGAGCGGGAACTGTCGGCGGCAACCGGGGGGCCGGTGGCGGTTGGCGCTCGGAACGAACCTGCAACGGTAACAATGACACCGTGCAGGAAACGCTCATACCGAGCTCTCAAGTTCTGCCCAGCAGTCGCAGCTCGCAACCACACCAGCAAACGCAACAGTTGAGCTCATCGTCAAGCCAGGGACAAGGGAACCAGCCGACGGTTGATTCGATCCTGCTCTCGGAGGTTGTGCCGCCGCTTTCACTTCCACCGCCCCTCACCGGGGCCATGCTGCCGAGTGTGCAGAGTGCGGAAACAGTCATTCTTCCATCGGGCGTACTGGAAACTCCGTTCGACGTACAACTTATCCCGAGCGTAGGTGCGCCAGTCAGCAATGGAACGTCTGATGCGACGAACCTTACCCCGTCCGCGGGTGTCCGAAATGGGTTGAACCATGCGTGCACGAACCCCAAACTTTCGTCACTTATCCTCATAAATGACGGTACTACGGCTGACTCGAAAGTGCCCGCCATTCTATAA